From Alligator mississippiensis isolate rAllMis1 chromosome 9, rAllMis1, whole genome shotgun sequence, one genomic window encodes:
- the FAF2 gene encoding FAS-associated factor 2, which translates to MAAPAERELTAEQTEKLLQFQDLTGIESMDQCRHTLEQHNWNIEAAVQDRLNEQEGVPSVFNPPPSRPLQVNTADHRIYSYVVSRPQPRGLLGWGYYLIMLPFRLTYYTLLDIFRFALRFIRPDPRSRVTDPVGDIISFIHMFEEKYGRIHPVFYQGTYSQALNDAKRELRFLLVYLHGDDHQDTDEFCRNTLCVSEVITLINTRMLFWSCSTNKPEGYRVSQALRENTYPFLAVIMLKDRRMTVVGRLEGLIQPDDLVNQLTFIMDANQTYLVSERLEREERNQTQVLRQQQDEAYLASLRADQEKERKKKEERERKKKKEEEVQQQKLAEERRRQTLKEEKERRSECLPPEPHPDDPESVKIIFKLPNDSRVERRFHFTQSLTVIHDFLFSLKESPEKFQIEANFPRRVLPCLPTEEWPNPPTLQEAGLSHTEVLFVQDLTDD; encoded by the exons GACTTGACTGGCATAGAGTCTATGGACCAATGTCGTCATACTCTGGAGCAACACAACTGGAATATAGAG GCAGCTGTACAGGACCGGCTGAATGAGCAAGAGGGTGTCCCGAGTGTCTTCAATCCACCTCCATCCCGACCGCTGCAGGTCAATACAGCTGACCACAGAATCTACAGCTACGTTGTTTCAAGGCCACAACCCAGG GGCTTGCTAGGATGGGGTTACTACTTGATAATGCTTCCATTCCGACTTACCTATTACACATTACTTGATATATTTAG GTTTGCTTTGCGTTTTATACGCCCTGATCCTCGCAGTCGGGTCACAGACCCAGTGGGTGACATTATTTCCTTTATTCATATGTTTGAGGAAAAGTATGGGAGGATACACCCCGTCTTCTACCAGGGAACATACAGCCAG gcgCTGAACGACGCCAAACGGGAGCTGCGCTTCCTACTGGTGTACCTGCACGGTGACGACCACCAGGACACGGATGAGTTCTGCCG CAACACCCTGTGCGTATCTGAGGTGATCACCCTCATCAACACCAGGATGCTGTTCTGGTCCTGCTCCACAAACAAGCCGGAGGGGTACCGAG TGTCCCAGGCTCTGCGAGAGAACACATACCCCTTCCTGGCTGTGATCATGCTGAAAGATCGCAGAATGACTGTGGTGGGACGGCTGGAAGGCCTCATCCAGCCAGATGACCTCGTTAATCAGTTGACGTTCATCATGGATGCCAACCAGACGTACCTGGTGTCCGAGCGCCTGGAGAG GGAGGAGAGGAACCAGACGCAggtcctgaggcagcagcaggatgaggCGTACCTGGCTTCCCTGCGCGCAGATCAGGAGAAGGAACGCAAGAAAAAGGAGGAGcgggagaggaagaaaaagaaggaagaggaggtgcagcagcagaagctggccGAGGAGAGACGGCGACAG ACgctgaaggaagagaaggagcGGAGGTCGGAATGCCTTCCCCCGGAGCCGCACCCTGATGACCCAGAGAGTGTCAAGATCATCTTCAAACTGCCCAACGACTCCCGAGTAGAGAGGCGATTCCACTTCACGCAGTCGCTAACG GTGATCCATGATTTCCTGTTCTCCCTGAAGGAGAGCCCGGAGAAGTTCCAGATCGAGGCCAATTTCCCACGCCGCgtgctgccctgcctccccacagaGGAGTGGCCCAACCCACCCACGCTGCAGGAGGCCGGGCTCAGCCACACAGAGGTGCTCTTCGTGCAGGACCTCACGGACGATTGA
- the RNF44 gene encoding RING finger protein 44 isoform X1: protein MRPWELAVNRRPPSAPFSQRRFSGGPCSSPEHLRRSPPARRQWARRERPLQTLLAQDESYPPPAFAQPQAPPLPQPVSVDEPRAYALASTPPRMLHPAAHPPHQNPFMVDLHEQVHQGPVPLSYTVTTVTTQGFPLHTGQHIPGCSAQQLPACSVMFSGQHYPLCCLPPPLIQACAMQQLPVSYQTFPPLISSDHYILHPPPPVAPHQPPHMAPLGQFVPLQAQHPRMPLQRIDNDVELRGEQHPIGGFAYPPSPHGPGLSPSVPLHYLPHDPLHQELPFGVPYPHMMPRRLSAQRYRLQQPLPPPPPPPPPPPYYPSFLPYFLSMLPVSPTAVGPTISLDLDVDDVEMENYEALLNLAERLGEAKPRGLTKADIEHLPSYRFNPESHQSEQTLCVVCFSDFEARQLLRVLPCNHEFHAKCVDKWLKANRTCPICRADASEVHREAE from the exons ATGCGCCCATGGGAACTGGCAGTGAATAGGCGGCCgccctctgcccccttctcccagcgGCGGTTCTCGGGggggccctgcagcagccccGAGCACCTGCGGCGAAG CCCCCCCGCCAGGCGCCAGTGGGCACGGCGCGAGCGACCTCTGCAAACCCTTCTGGCCCAGGATGAGAGCTACCCGCCGCCGGCCTTCGCCCAGCCTCAGGCGCCGCCCCTGCCGCAGCCCGTCTCCGTAGATGAGCCCCGCGCCTACGCCCTGGCCAGCACGCCGCCACGAATGCTGCACCCGGCTGCGCACCCGCCCCACCAGAACCCATTCATGGTGGATCTCCACGAGCAG GTGCACCAGGGCCCCGTCCCCCTCTCCTACACGGTGACCACGGTCACGACACAAGGCTTTCCCCTCCACACGGGCCAGCACATCCCCGGGTGCAGCGCGCagcagctcccagcatgctccgtgATGTTCAGCGGCCAGCACTACCCGCTCTGCTGCCTCCCGCCCCCG CTGATCCAGGCATGcgccatgcagcagctgcccgtCTCCTACCAGACCTTCCCCCCGCTCATCTCCAGTGACCATTACATCCTGCACCCGCCGCCGCCCGTGGCGCCGCACCAGCCCCCGCACATGGCCCCCCTCGGCCAGTTTGTCCCTCTGCAGGCCCAGCACCCGCGCATG cctctgcAGAGGATAGACAATGACGTGGAGCTGCGGGGGGAGCAGCACCCCATCGGGGGCTTCGCCTACCCGCCCTCGCCCCATGGCCCGGGTCTGTCCCCGTCCGTCCCGCTCCATTACCTGCCCCACGACCCGCTGCACCAGGAGCTGCCGTTCGGCGTG CCATACCCCCACATGATGCCACGACGCCTGAGCGCCCAGCGGTACCGACTGCAGCAGCCcttgccgccccccccacccccgccgcccccgcccccctaCTACCCCAGCTTCCTGCCGTACTTCCT ctcGATGCTTCCCGTGTCGCCGACGGCCGTCGGGCCCACGATCAGCCTGGACCTGGACGTGGACGATGTGGAGATGGAGAACTACGag gcGCTGCTGAACCTGGCCGAGCGGCTGGGGGAGGCCAAGCCGCGGGGACTCACCAAAGCCGACATCGAGCACCTGCCCTCCTACCGCTTCAACCCCGAGAGCCACCAGTCGGAGCAGACTCT GTGTGTCGTGTGCTTCAGCGACTTCGAGGCCCGGCAGCTTCTCCGAGTCTTGCCCTGCAACCATGAGTTCCACGCCAAGTGTGTCGACAAATGGTTAAAG GCCAACCGCACGTGCCCGATCTGCCGGGCGGACGCGTCGGAGGTGCACCGAGAGGCCGAGTGa
- the RNF44 gene encoding RING finger protein 44 isoform X2, with protein sequence MRPWELAVNRRPPSAPFSQRRFSGGPCSSPEHLRRSPPARRQWARRERPLQTLLAQDESYPPPAFAQPQAPPLPQPVSVDEPRAYALASTPPRMLHPAAHPPHQNPFMVDLHEQVHQGPVPLSYTVTTVTTQGFPLHTGQHIPGCSAQQLPACSVMFSGQHYPLCCLPPPLIQACAMQQLPVSYQTFPPLISSDHYILHPPPPVAPHQPPHMAPLGQFVPLQAQHPRMPYPHMMPRRLSAQRYRLQQPLPPPPPPPPPPPYYPSFLPYFLSMLPVSPTAVGPTISLDLDVDDVEMENYEALLNLAERLGEAKPRGLTKADIEHLPSYRFNPESHQSEQTLCVVCFSDFEARQLLRVLPCNHEFHAKCVDKWLKANRTCPICRADASEVHREAE encoded by the exons ATGCGCCCATGGGAACTGGCAGTGAATAGGCGGCCgccctctgcccccttctcccagcgGCGGTTCTCGGGggggccctgcagcagccccGAGCACCTGCGGCGAAG CCCCCCCGCCAGGCGCCAGTGGGCACGGCGCGAGCGACCTCTGCAAACCCTTCTGGCCCAGGATGAGAGCTACCCGCCGCCGGCCTTCGCCCAGCCTCAGGCGCCGCCCCTGCCGCAGCCCGTCTCCGTAGATGAGCCCCGCGCCTACGCCCTGGCCAGCACGCCGCCACGAATGCTGCACCCGGCTGCGCACCCGCCCCACCAGAACCCATTCATGGTGGATCTCCACGAGCAG GTGCACCAGGGCCCCGTCCCCCTCTCCTACACGGTGACCACGGTCACGACACAAGGCTTTCCCCTCCACACGGGCCAGCACATCCCCGGGTGCAGCGCGCagcagctcccagcatgctccgtgATGTTCAGCGGCCAGCACTACCCGCTCTGCTGCCTCCCGCCCCCG CTGATCCAGGCATGcgccatgcagcagctgcccgtCTCCTACCAGACCTTCCCCCCGCTCATCTCCAGTGACCATTACATCCTGCACCCGCCGCCGCCCGTGGCGCCGCACCAGCCCCCGCACATGGCCCCCCTCGGCCAGTTTGTCCCTCTGCAGGCCCAGCACCCGCGCATG CCATACCCCCACATGATGCCACGACGCCTGAGCGCCCAGCGGTACCGACTGCAGCAGCCcttgccgccccccccacccccgccgcccccgcccccctaCTACCCCAGCTTCCTGCCGTACTTCCT ctcGATGCTTCCCGTGTCGCCGACGGCCGTCGGGCCCACGATCAGCCTGGACCTGGACGTGGACGATGTGGAGATGGAGAACTACGag gcGCTGCTGAACCTGGCCGAGCGGCTGGGGGAGGCCAAGCCGCGGGGACTCACCAAAGCCGACATCGAGCACCTGCCCTCCTACCGCTTCAACCCCGAGAGCCACCAGTCGGAGCAGACTCT GTGTGTCGTGTGCTTCAGCGACTTCGAGGCCCGGCAGCTTCTCCGAGTCTTGCCCTGCAACCATGAGTTCCACGCCAAGTGTGTCGACAAATGGTTAAAG GCCAACCGCACGTGCCCGATCTGCCGGGCGGACGCGTCGGAGGTGCACCGAGAGGCCGAGTGa